The genome window ATCACAATGTTTGGCTATTGTAATTTGCAGAAACCGGTCATAGGAATAATTAATGGGGGGCTGACGGCTGGAAAATCAGGTGCTGCGAAGAAGGCTGTGGCAGCTGTAAATGAGAAGAGTGCTGTTAGTGGAAGGAAATCTAGAGAAGGAGCCTCAAGGAAGAATGCCAGGGCCTTTACATCAATTCTCAGTGCCCGAAGCAaagtaaatttcatttttggtggttcaatttttgttacttttgCTCTGCATTGTTGTATTGTCCACTGAGTTTGCTTTTCTCACAGGCTGCTTGTGGACTCACTAGTAAGCCCAAGGATCCAAAAGTGGACATTGATGCAGCTGATGCTGATAATGAGTTGGCAGTAGTTGAATATTTGGATGAAATCTACCAGTTTTACAAGCTCACAGAAGTATTGACTTGAACTCTAcactcattctctctctttctgtctctctgtcACTTTCTCATATTGGATTGTTATGCTTCCTTCTGATGGATGCAGGATGAGAATCGCGTGCACGAGTACATGGCTTTACAGCCAGAAATAAATACCAAGATGAGATCAATCCTTGTAGACTGGTTGATAGAAGTTCATCACAAATTTGAACTCATGCCAGAAACCCTCTATCTTACCATAAACCTTGTTGATCGATTCCTTTCGGTTAAAGTTGTACCAAGGAGGGAGCTTCAGTTAGTTGGCATCAGCTCAATGCTTCTTGCAAGcaaatatgaagaaatttgggcACCAGAGGTAGcaattgttgtttgtttgtgtatCCTGCATGTGGGTTTTCTCTCttgggttttaattttgaatattaatctTGGGTTTTGGTTGTTAAAATGGGCAGGTCAACGACTTTGTCTGCATTTCAGACAATGCTTATGGTAAAGAAAAGGTGTTGGTGATGGAGAAAGCAATCTTGGGAAAGCTGGGATGGTGCCTAACAGTTCCTACAACTTATGTCTTCCTGGTGCGCTATATCAAAGCATCATCTGCTCCATCTGATGACGAGTTGGTATGTGATTTTTTGAGGTTCATGGGTATTCAAGTCCATGGTGAAAACCTGTATTTaacaatttgatttgattgaatttttttaattttttgtttgttggtgATAACAAAATGTAGATGGAGAATATGGTGTATTTTCTGGCTGAACTGGGTCTGATGCACTATTCTGCTACGATTCTCTACTGCCCTTCAATGATGGCTGCTTCGGCTGTTTATGTTGCTCGATGCACCCTTGACAGGACCCCTTTCTGGACTGAGACTCTCAAGCATCATACTGGCTATTCTGAAGATGAGCTGATGTGAGCCTTTCACAATTTACAACTCATAAATTTTTGTACTTACTAATTATTGTGACATTTAGttgatcttttttattttcctttgtaCTCTGGATTCTACTGGAACAGGGACTGCGCAAAGCTGTTGCACAGTTTTCTTTCTGCGGCTGCAGATAGTAAGCTCAAGGCAGTCTATAACAAGTTCTGCAGCCCACAGCATGGTGCCGTGGCTCTTCTTTCACCGCCCGGTGGTAATCTTTCGGCCAAATAAACCACCGTGATATTATTGTATTCTGATAGGCCATGATTAACTGCTCCTCTAGTTAGAAGTATGGGAATGGGAGATCATTTTGCTGTTATGATCCGCAGCTGTTGGCTGCTATTGTTGTTACAGGCTTACAGCCCAGCATTCTTTCTTTGTAATATTTTCGATATTCCTTTAAATGCTAATGCCACCAAGTTCTTGGTCTGGTCTTTTCTCACCATGTGTATGTTCTATGAAGTTGATGTTTATCTTCCCCTTAACCAATTGCTTCAGCTTCATGTGTCTCCATACTTCAAAGGAAAGCATAAATATGCAATTATAAACGTccataatttaatatatttctcATCTCATtcgttttagttttttaattcCTAAACCACCATGCccgattttatttttgtttacaagAAGAATTCCAAGCTAATGATGTATCTGTTCCATAGAGAAAGCTACCCAGAAAGAATTCCTAAGTACTTACCTATTGTACATTTGTGAGAAATTTCCGACAAAGCAGATAATATTTCTTGGAACTGACGTTCTGAACCCTCAGAGCTAATTCTATCAGAGAAAACATACAGGGTGAAATTGATTGGACATGTCCTGAAATTAACGAGtctcttgttttgttttcaaataaaatgcATGAGATGTCTGAAGAAATAACCAAAACTCGGAAGCAGAGTTGTTCAACAATTTCTGACTTAACCAAGCAAGCAGATCATAGAGTGTACAACCCACAAAAAGAGAAACGAAGTGCCAAAGTTACCTCCAGGTTCCAAttcttattatataaaaagaagattatTAGTTTTTAAAGAGTTACATTTCATTATGACATAGAAAATCTTTCctaaacataaacaaataGAAGCTTTGCTCAGCTTCATTTTTTATCTCCTTCCTCAATGACCTTTACCTTAGCCCCACAACAGCTCTTCCTAGTATGCCTctcaacttcaacttcaatttctttttgattCCATATCTCATATTTTTTCCCAAGATCCAGCCTTCGCTCCAGGAACTCTGAATTCTCCTTCCAAACCTCTCCATTACTGTAAACCTCCTTCTTCCATATTGGAACTGATGCCTTTATCTCATCAATCACAAATTTACAAGCATCCAATGCATCAGCCCGATGAACGGCTGAGACTGCAATGAAAACACTTGTTTCACCAACTGGAACTGGGCCGAGGCAGTGGGCGACTGCAATGGAGAGGAGATTCCAGGATGATCTAGCAGATGAACAAATGGACTTCATGCACCGTAGTGCCATGGGCACATACGCTTCATATCTAAGCTCCAAGACTGTTTTGCCTTCAAAGGTGTCGCGCGTGGTACCAGAAAATGTTGCAACAGCACCTGCCTGTGGGGCACTCACATAATTGATATATTTGGCAATGTCAATTTGGTTATGCTCCTCTAAAATTTCCACAAGATCTTTGTCCTCAGCAGCCATCTTCGGTCTGTGTTCT of Prunus dulcis chromosome 4, ALMONDv2, whole genome shotgun sequence contains these proteins:
- the LOC117624678 gene encoding G2/mitotic-specific cyclin S13-7; amino-acid sequence: MASRAVVVVPHQLQREEGKQKKVAGEGKNRQVLQDISNLVVTAPAAQGKIHAKLPAPSEKNKKPVIGIINGGLTAGKSGAAKKAVAAVNEKSAVSGRKSREGASRKNARAFTSILSARSKAACGLTSKPKDPKVDIDAADADNELAVVEYLDEIYQFYKLTEDENRVHEYMALQPEINTKMRSILVDWLIEVHHKFELMPETLYLTINLVDRFLSVKVVPRRELQLVGISSMLLASKYEEIWAPEVNDFVCISDNAYGKEKVLVMEKAILGKLGWCLTVPTTYVFLVRYIKASSAPSDDELMENMVYFLAELGLMHYSATILYCPSMMAASAVYVARCTLDRTPFWTETLKHHTGYSEDELMDCAKLLHSFLSAAADSKLKAVYNKFCSPQHGAVALLSPPGGNLSAK
- the LOC117626751 gene encoding molybdopterin synthase catalytic subunit, which encodes MAAEDKDLVEILEEHNQIDIAKYINYVSAPQAGAVATFSGTTRDTFEGKTVLELRYEAYVPMALRCMKSICSSARSSWNLLSIAVAHCLGPVPVGETSVFIAVSAVHRADALDACKFVIDEIKASVPIWKKEVYSNGEVWKENSEFLERRLDLGKKYEIWNQKEIEVEVERHTRKSCCGAKVKVIEEGDKK